The sequence below is a genomic window from Qipengyuania flava.
GCTCTCATTGCGAAGAACGCCGCGCCTTCGGAAGCGGAAATCAAGGCCGCTATCCCGAACCTTTGCCGCTGCGGTGTCTACCCGCGGCTTGTTCGCGCAATCGAACGGGCCGGGCGCGTGGCGCGGCGGGCCGAGACCATCAGCGCCGCGCCCGCACCGGGGATCAGCGCCGGGGACGCAGCGCAGGAAGTTCCTGCGCTGAGCGCCCCCGACGGCGAAGACTAGATCGCGAAACGCACACCGATCCGCGCGCTGAAGGGTTCAGCGGGCTGGATGTTGTTGTTGCCGTGCGCGCTCGGATAGTAGGTTTCATCGAACAGGTTTTCGATGTTGAGCTGCACGCTGATGCGGTCGCTCACCGTGTAGTAGGCCGCAGCATCCACCCGCCAGTAGCTCGGCAGCTCGACCGTGTTCGAGAAGCTGGCGAACTGGCTCGACTGGTGGATCACCCCGAGGCCGAAGCCTAGCGCCTTGGTCACATCGAAACGGTTCCAGGCGGCGATCTGGTGCTTGGGCGTTTGCTGCAGGCGCTGGCCTGCCGGGCCGAACACGCTGTCGCTGGTCAGCTCGCCATCGAGATAGGTGTAGCCGACATTGGCCTTCCAGAAATCGGTGATCTCGCCAACCGCGCCGATCTCGAAGCCCTCGACGCGGCTTTCGCCGGTGAGCGTGGTGTTGCCGAGGCTGTCGGTAAAGCGCGTGTTGCTGCGCTCGAGACGGAAGACGGCGCCGGTCACCAGGACCTTGGCCATCGGCGCCCATTTCACACCGATCTCGTAATTGGTGAACTTCTCCGGCTCGAACTGGGCCGAGGTCGGGCTGAGCAGCAGGAACTGGTCGCCGGCCTGCGGCAGGAAGCTTTCCGCGTAGGACGCGTAGATCGAGATGTCCGGCGTGGGCTTTACGATCACGCCGAGGCGCGGGCTGACCTTGCTGTCGACCCGGTCGCCGACCACGCCGCCGACGAGGTCCACGGTCTCAAGATCGAAGCGATCCCAGCGCAGGCCGCCGACGAGCTCGATGTGCTCGCCGATCTGGAGCTGTTCCTGGATGTAGAGGCTGAGCGTCTCCAGCTGCGAATCGCGCAGGCGCGCGCCCACGTTCAGCGCGAAGGGCGGAACGAAGATCGTCTCGGCCAGCGGCGTTTCGTTCGGCGCGAGGCCGTTGACGCCATCGGCGCGAGTGAAGCTGACCGTGTCTCGGCCGTTCACCGTGTCCTGGCGGCTTGCCTCGATACCGACAAGGAGGGTCGATTCGATCGTGTCGTTGCCCGCCTGCCAGACCACATTGCCCTGACCGATCCAGTTCTCGCGATTGGTGTAATCGCGGTAGCCTCCGAGGAAGACCGTGTTCGCCGCGGTATCCACGCCCGAGGGCAGGATGTTGGCGTAGACCTTGTCGTAATCGGCATACTGGACGGTCGCGTTGGCGGTCAGGCCGCCGCCGAAGTCATGTTCGAGGCGGACGCGGCCGATGTGCACCTGGGCTTCGGCTTCGTTGAAGTCCGGGTCGCCGAAGAAGGTGTCGTCGAAGCCGCGCAGCGGACCGGTGCCGCCGACCGAGGGAACGCCGCGATCGGTTACGCGCCGGTCATCGTCATAGGTGTAGCTGGCGATCAGCGTGGTTTGCGGACCCAGCTGCGCCGTGAGCGTCGGCGAGATGCCGAAGAAGCGGCCCTCGTAAAAGTCGCGGTGGCTGTCGAACTCCTCGTAGGTCGCGTTGAGGCGCAGCGCGACATCGTTCGACAGCGGCTGGTTGAGGTCTGCCATCAGCGCAAAGGCGCCGAAGCTGTCGACCGACGCTTCACCGGCGATGGCCTGTGCGCCGAGCTCGGCGCGCTTGGCGACACGGTTGATGGCGCCGCCGCCCGCACCGCGGCCGAAGATCAGCGCGTTTGCGCCCTTCAGCACTTCGACGCGCTCGATGTTGTAGAGCGAGCGGTAGTACTGCGCGTCGTCGCGCAGGCCGTCGATATAGAAGTCGGCGGTCGATTCCTGGCCGCGGATGAAGACTTCGTCGCGGTGGCCTTCGCCGGTTTCCATGCTGATGCCGGGGACATAGCGCAGCGCTTCGTTCAGTTGGCGGATGGACTGATCTTCCAGCTGGTCGGCGGTGATGAAGCTGACACCCTGCGGCACGTCGATCAGCGGGGTCGGCGTCTTGGTCGCGCTCGATCCGTCCTCGCTGTCGTAGCCCGTGTCGCGGTCGCCGGTGACGATGATGTCGGTCGGCAGGTAGTCGCGCTCGGGCTGGGCATCCTCGGCCTGTGCAGCCGAAGCTGTGGCCAGGAATGCGACGCCAGCGAGAAGGGCCGGACGAGTGAGTGAGTGCCTCATGAAGTGCTTTCTATTCTTGAGAATGATTATCAATTGCTGATGGCCTGCTATTGCGAGCCATTCTCAATTGCAAGCGCATTCTGCGTGAAAAAATCGCAAGAGCCGCTTTCACTGATCGCAAGGGTCGCTTAGGCCTCGCCCAAACCTGAGGAGATTCGGCACATGAAAGCGACCATCTGGCACAACCCGAAATGCGGCACGTCGCGCAAGACGCTCGCCATTCTGGAGAACCTGTCGAAGGTCGATGTCGAGGTCGTCGAATATCTCAAGACGCCGCCCACGGCGGAGAAGCTTGCGCAGCTCTATAAGGATGCCGGGATCACGCCCCAGCAGGGCTTGCGCCGGCGCGGCACCGATGCCGAGGAGCGCGGACTGCCCGACGCCGACGACGTCACCGTGTTGGCTGCCATGGCGGCCGATCCCATCCTGATCGAACGCCCGCTGGTCGAGACGGAGAAAGGCGCGCGTCTCTGCCGCCCTCAGGATACGGTGCTCGAAATTCTCTGAGCGTCAGCGGCGGTCCTGCGTAAGGAGAGCGTCGGCCTGCAGCGCGCGCCAGCCGTAGACGAACACGATCAGACACAGCGCGATGATTAGGCTGAAGCCGAGCCAGTCGCTCGTATTATAGAGCCACACGCCAAGCGCCGGCGCATAGATGAAGCTCGCCCCGGCAACGGAGGCCGTAACGCCACCGGCTTGCCCTTGCTCGGCACGGGTCACGGCGAGCGATGTGCCTGAGGTGTTGCCCGGGCGGAACAGCCCGAAGCCGAGCGATGCAATCGAATAGCCGAGCGCAATCGTGTGCAGGTTCTGGCCGAGGCCGAGCACCAATGTTCCGAGCGCGGCGATTGCGATCCCCCAAAGCGATGCGGCGCGTGGTCCGAGGTCGAGCCGCGGGATCAGCCCCCACTGCGCAAGCAGCGTGGCAATCGCGCCGGACATCAAGACAAGCCCGACCGGACCGGCGCCAGCTGTCGGATCCTCGCGCAGGCCAAGGCGGTCGAGCACGAGGAAGCCCGCGATCCCAAGGATCATCGCCTGCGCATGCCCGCCGATCAGGCCCGATATGACCCAGGGCCTGAGGCGCGGCTCGAACCAGCGCAACTTGTGCGGCTCGACGCTTTCTTCCTCCTCATCTTCATCGTCCTTGGCGACGTCGGCGGATGGACTGCCGGAATAGGGCGATTCGTAAGTGCTACCGCGCGCCGGGAACTGCGGTTCGTCATTGGGCAGGCGCAGGCGCAAGGCAATCAGGGTCACGATGCCGATCAGCGCGAAGACCAGGAAGGGGCCGGCGAGGCCTACGAAGGGCAGCACCATCAGTGGTGCAAGCGCAGGGCCGATCACGGTGCCGAGCCCGAAGCTCGAAGCGATCAGCGAAAGCGCTTGCGTGCGCTCGGATCGCGGCGTGCGGCTGGCGACGTATGCCTGCACCGCCGGCGGCGCGGCGCTGCCGAACCCGCCATAGAGGCTGCGCGCCGCCGCAAAAAGGAGCAGCGCCCAGAACGCGGGCAGAAGGCCAACCAACCCGATCCATAGGATCAGCCCGCACAACAGGAAACTGGCGATGAAGCCCAGCATCCCAAGCGCCATCATCGCCTTGCGCCCGCGCCGGTCCGACCGTTCCGCCCAGATCGGCGCGCACACGACCCACAGCAGCGCCGACCAGCTGTAAGCCAGGCTGATCCAGACATCGTTCACGCCGAGCGAGGTGCCGATCGACGGCATGACCGACTGCATGGCCGTGTTGCCCGCAGCCGTCGTCAGCATGACCGCAAACAGCAGCCCCATGCGCGCGCGCGATATGCCTCCGGTGCCGCCGGAGCGGGGCGCGGCTATCGTTTCGGCGGGTTCAGCATCGACCATGAATTCGGGGGTAGGCTCCTGCCAGCGCGCTTGCAATGGCCGAACGCGCCTGTCACATCGATGGACCTCTCGTCAGGTTTCAAGGGTCGCAATTGTGTCAGGACATCAAAGTGTTGGAGCCCTCGAACGGCCGAGTCTCCGACGGCGCCTGAGCCGTTACTTCGGCCAGTGGGGCGTGTTTTTCCGCGGCTTCCTCGAAGAGCCGCGCATGGTCGGCTCGATCATCCCGTCCTCGCGCTTCACCGTCGCCAAGATGCTTGCCCCGGTGGACTGGGATCGCTGTGAGGTTTTCGTCGAATACGGTCCGGGCGTCGGCACCTTTTGCCAGCCCGTGCTCGACCGTCTGCGCCGCGATGGTACGCTGATCGTGATCGACACGAACCCCCTCTACATCGACTACCTCCGCAAGCACTTCCGCGACAGCCGCTTCCACGCCGTTCACGGATCGGCCGCCGACGTGGTCGAGATCGTGAAGGCGCACGGCCACGATGGGGCCGACTACGTGCTCTCCGGCCTGCCGTTCTCGACCCTGCCGGACGGGGTGGGGCCGGCCATCGCCGAGGCGACCCACACAGTCCTGCGGTCCGGCGGCGGGTTCCTGGTCTACCAGTTCTCGGCCAAGGCGCGCGATTTCATGGCGCGCCATTTCGCGCGCATCGATAGCGGCTTCGAGTTCTGGAATGTCCTGCCCTGCCAGCTGTTCTGGGGCTGGAAGGACTAGGGCGGCTGGGCCGGCCGACTAGGCTTCGAGATCCTCTCCGCGCGCTGGCTTCGCCTCGAACCGGGCGAGCTGGGTGTGTGCGGCGGCCATCACGCAGACCATCACCACGATCATGACTGCGTTGATGAGGCCCGAGGTAACCGCCTCGCCAAGTGCGGCGGCCTGCTCGCCTGCCAGCGCGAAAACGAGACCCAGCACCAGCGAGATCAGCAGCGAGACCACGAGGAAAGCCACGATCAGCAGGGCGTAGAACAGGAACAGGCGCATCGAATTGCCCTTGGTCAGCGCCCAGGAACGCCTCAGTGCCGCCACCGGATTGCGTTCGCCCTCGATCCCGATGACCGGCGCCACCAGCGACAGTTTCGTGACGAGGTAGCAGGCGACAACGAAGGCCATCACGCCGCCCAGCGCTGCAATCGCAACCACGCCGGTCAGGGCGAAGAGGGCGGTCAGGAAGAAGGCAACGCCGATGATCAGGAAGCCCTGCAGGATCTGCGCGGCAATATAGCTGACCACCGAACGGGCGCCCGAACCCAGCGCCTCGCCCACTGTGGGATTGGCCCGTCGGCGCAGCAGGGCAAGCATGGCCAGAAGGCCGATGCCCTGGATTACCGCCATGGCGAGGAAGAGGTACCAGTACTTGCCATAGACCGCCTCGACCGCAGCCATCATGACTTCAAGGTTGCCCGATGCCTGCGCTTCGCCCAGCGTTTTCATCTCCGGGATGCCGATGGCAATTCCCGCATACGGCAGGAAAAAGAACACGCCGGCGACGACGCCAAGCAGGCTGGCGTTGCGCGTCAGCAGGCCCATCGCGTCTTTCCAGGCAGTGTCGAGGTCGAATTTCATGGCACAGCGCTCCCGTTTGCCTCTTGATAAGCGCTTCGCCAGTCGCCACGCAATCGTGCATGTCGAGCGATCCCACCCAATCTGTCGAATGGCGCGCCGAAGCCGGCCAGATCGGCTACCGCGATGCGCTGGAAGTGATGACCGAGCGCAACCGGGCGATCGCGGAAGGCGAAGCGCGCGAGCAGGTCTGGCTGCTTGAGCACCCGCCTGTCTACACGGCTGGCACCAGCGCCGACGGTGCCGAATTGCTCGACCCGCGGTTCGAGGTGGTCGAAGCCGGACGGGGCGGGCGCTACACCTATCACGGGCCGGGTCAGCGGATCGGCTATGTCATGCTCGACCTCAAGGAACGCGGCCGCGATGTGCGCTGTTTCGTCCACTCGCTCGAGGGCTGGGTCATTGCTACCCTCGCCGATATCGGCGTCGAGAGTTGGCGCAGCGAGGGGCGTATCGGCATCTGGACGCGCGACATCGATGGGCGCGAGGCGAAGATCGGCGCCATCGGCGTACGGGTCCGGCGCTGGGTCACCATGCACGGCTTCTCGGTGAATCTTGCGCCTGATCTGTCCCATTTTACGGGCATCGTGCCCTGCGGGATCGACGAATTCGGGGTCACGAGCCTGCAAAGGCTCGGAATCGACCTTGCACCGGCGGCCTTCGATGAGGCATTGCGGGGCCGCTTCGGCGATTTCCTCGAAGCGCTCCAAGGAAAGGCCTGCGCGCTGCCATGACGTTTCGTCCCGTGATTTGCCTGTTGCTCGGGGCCGTTGTCCTGTCCGCCTGCGGCAGCGATACGCCCAGCGAGGAGACCGCGGCCGAAGCGGACCGCAATGCGCAGGGCGAGGTGCTGGGCGGTACCATAAGCGACGACATGATCCCGCTCGACCGGTTGCGTTCGCAATCGCCCCCGGTTCGCGAAGCGCCCGCACGACCTGCCGCCGCCGGCGGCTCTGACGCTGCGCCCGCTGCCGAAACCTCCGAAGAGGCGGCCAGCGCCGAAGCTGCGCCCGCAGCAGAAGCCGCAGCTGTGGAGCCCGCTCCCGAAGGCTAATCTTCGCCGAGCAGGCGCTTGGCCCGCTGCAAATCGTTCTGCCCGATCCGCCTGTCGCCAAGTGCGACTTGGCTCGCGCCCGGATTGGTTGCGAATGCGGATACGATCGAACGGGCTTCTGCCAACTCGCTGTCGAGCGGGGCGAAAGCCTCGTTTATTCCGGCGAGCTGGCCGGCGTGGATGGCGAACATTCCGGTGAAGCCGTCCGCTCGCGCGGCTTCGGCTACCCTTTTCCCCGTATCGGTATCGCGCGTGTCGCGGAACGGATGCTCGAGCGCCCCGATCCCACGCGCATGCGCGATGAGGAGGACCTGCGCGCGGACATGCGCCAGCGCGTCGCTCCAGCGACCGCCGGGGCCGCGCAGGCGCCGCGCGCCGATGGCATGGGCGAGGCCGACCGCGTCCCACGTAAGCGCCGACACGCGCGGATGCAGTTCTTCGGTGAGCCGATTGACAGTCAGCGCAACACTCGGAGTGGAGCCGAGTTCGGGCACGATCCGCGTGACATTGGCTGCAAGGCCGAGGCGGTCCTCGATCTCGTAAAGGACGGAGGCGAGCTGACGGATATCGTCCGTACCCCGGCAATTCGCGAGCACGATGCCGTGGGGCGAGCCGTCCATCGCGGCGTCCAGGTCTTCGCGCCAGTGCGGCGTGTCGAGACCGCTGATCCGGGCCCAGCGTTCGAACCGGCGCGCCGCCACCACCTGTTCGCGGTGCGAGCGCAGCCAGTTGGTGGTCTCGATGCGGGCCTTGGAGTGCTGGGTCGACGTCATCGCCCGCGCGAGGTCGACGACCACGACGTCGGCGCCCGCCCCGGCAACCGAGTCGAGCGCCTTGTCGTTATCCGCCGGGACTAAGATCCACGAGCGCATCCATGCCTCCGTTTGTTCGCATGATAGCGAATCATCCGGCGGCAGTCTGCTCCGCTTTGGTTAGCATCGGGTAATCGATGTAGCCTTCCGGCCCCTGGCCGTACCAGCTGTGCGGGACATTGGTGTTGGGCGCGATCTCGGCTCCGAGGCGGAAACGCTCCGGCAGATCGGGGTTGGAGATGAAGTCACGGCCCCAGCTGACCGCGTTGGCCCTGCCGGCGTCGATATCGGCCACAGCGTCCTCGGGCGAATAGTCGCTGTTGAGGATGAGCGCACCCGAATAGAGCGTGCGGATAAGCGGGCTCTGCTTGGGAACGTCGGTTGCGCCGAAGGTTCCGTCGGGCCCCGGCTCGCGCAGCTCGAGGAAAGCAAGACCGAGCTCTTCGACGACCTTGGTAGCCGCGCCGAAGGTGGCGGCCGGATCGCTGTCGTCGCAGCCCTGCGTTTCGCCATTGGGCGACAGGCGCACGCCGACGCGGTCGGCGCCCCAGACGTCGATCAGCGCGGTCAGGACTTCGCGCAGGAAGCGCGTGCGGTTTTCCGGGCTGCCACCGTATTCGTCGGTGCGAAGGTTGGTGCTGTCGCGCAGGAACTGGTCGACAAGGTAGCCATTGGCGCCGTGCAGCTGGACGCCGTCGAAACCGGCCTTCTTCGCGTTCTCCGCCGCGTGGCGATAATCCTCGACGATGCGCTTGATATCGTCCGTCGTAGCTTCGCGGGCCTGTTCGTAATCCTTGCGGCCTTCGAAGGTGTGGGCATGGCCGGGGGCAGTCGTGGCGCTCGCCGAAACCGGCGGATTGCCGCCGAGGAAGAGCGGGTGGACGAGGCGGCCCATGTGCCACAGCTGAAGGACGATCAGGCCGCCTTCTTCGTGCACGGCATCGGTCACCAGCTTCCAGCCTTCGACCTGCTCGTCGCTCCAGATGCCGGGCGCTGCCGGCCAGCCAAGACCTTCGACGCTGATGCCGGTCGCTTCGGAAATGATCATCCCGGCGCTGGCGCGCTGGCGATAGTAGGTGGCCATCATCTCGTTGGGGACCGAACCCGGCTGGGTCGAACGGCCGCGGGTAAGCGGCGCCATGAAGACGCGGTTCTTGGCTTCGAGAGCGCCCATGGTGAGCGGCTGGAACAGAGTATCGTGCATGCGGGCAAATCCTTTTTGCTGGCG
It includes:
- a CDS encoding glycerophosphoryl diester phosphodiesterase membrane domain-containing protein, with the translated sequence MKFDLDTAWKDAMGLLTRNASLLGVVAGVFFFLPYAGIAIGIPEMKTLGEAQASGNLEVMMAAVEAVYGKYWYLFLAMAVIQGIGLLAMLALLRRRANPTVGEALGSGARSVVSYIAAQILQGFLIIGVAFFLTALFALTGVVAIAALGGVMAFVVACYLVTKLSLVAPVIGIEGERNPVAALRRSWALTKGNSMRLFLFYALLIVAFLVVSLLISLVLGLVFALAGEQAAALGEAVTSGLINAVMIVVMVCVMAAAHTQLARFEAKPARGEDLEA
- a CDS encoding alkene reductase, translating into MHDTLFQPLTMGALEAKNRVFMAPLTRGRSTQPGSVPNEMMATYYRQRASAGMIISEATGISVEGLGWPAAPGIWSDEQVEGWKLVTDAVHEEGGLIVLQLWHMGRLVHPLFLGGNPPVSASATTAPGHAHTFEGRKDYEQAREATTDDIKRIVEDYRHAAENAKKAGFDGVQLHGANGYLVDQFLRDSTNLRTDEYGGSPENRTRFLREVLTALIDVWGADRVGVRLSPNGETQGCDDSDPAATFGAATKVVEELGLAFLELREPGPDGTFGATDVPKQSPLIRTLYSGALILNSDYSPEDAVADIDAGRANAVSWGRDFISNPDLPERFRLGAEIAPNTNVPHSWYGQGPEGYIDYPMLTKAEQTAAG
- a CDS encoding HpcH/HpaI aldolase/citrate lyase family protein, yielding MRSWILVPADNDKALDSVAGAGADVVVVDLARAMTSTQHSKARIETTNWLRSHREQVVAARRFERWARISGLDTPHWREDLDAAMDGSPHGIVLANCRGTDDIRQLASVLYEIEDRLGLAANVTRIVPELGSTPSVALTVNRLTEELHPRVSALTWDAVGLAHAIGARRLRGPGGRWSDALAHVRAQVLLIAHARGIGALEHPFRDTRDTDTGKRVAEAARADGFTGMFAIHAGQLAGINEAFAPLDSELAEARSIVSAFATNPGASQVALGDRRIGQNDLQRAKRLLGED
- a CDS encoding class I SAM-dependent methyltransferase, translating into MSRYFGQWGVFFRGFLEEPRMVGSIIPSSRFTVAKMLAPVDWDRCEVFVEYGPGVGTFCQPVLDRLRRDGTLIVIDTNPLYIDYLRKHFRDSRFHAVHGSAADVVEIVKAHGHDGADYVLSGLPFSTLPDGVGPAIAEATHTVLRSGGGFLVYQFSAKARDFMARHFARIDSGFEFWNVLPCQLFWGWKD
- a CDS encoding TonB-dependent receptor, with amino-acid sequence MRHSLTRPALLAGVAFLATASAAQAEDAQPERDYLPTDIIVTGDRDTGYDSEDGSSATKTPTPLIDVPQGVSFITADQLEDQSIRQLNEALRYVPGISMETGEGHRDEVFIRGQESTADFYIDGLRDDAQYYRSLYNIERVEVLKGANALIFGRGAGGGAINRVAKRAELGAQAIAGEASVDSFGAFALMADLNQPLSNDVALRLNATYEEFDSHRDFYEGRFFGISPTLTAQLGPQTTLIASYTYDDDRRVTDRGVPSVGGTGPLRGFDDTFFGDPDFNEAEAQVHIGRVRLEHDFGGGLTANATVQYADYDKVYANILPSGVDTAANTVFLGGYRDYTNRENWIGQGNVVWQAGNDTIESTLLVGIEASRQDTVNGRDTVSFTRADGVNGLAPNETPLAETIFVPPFALNVGARLRDSQLETLSLYIQEQLQIGEHIELVGGLRWDRFDLETVDLVGGVVGDRVDSKVSPRLGVIVKPTPDISIYASYAESFLPQAGDQFLLLSPTSAQFEPEKFTNYEIGVKWAPMAKVLVTGAVFRLERSNTRFTDSLGNTTLTGESRVEGFEIGAVGEITDFWKANVGYTYLDGELTSDSVFGPAGQRLQQTPKHQIAAWNRFDVTKALGFGLGVIHQSSQFASFSNTVELPSYWRVDAAAYYTVSDRISVQLNIENLFDETYYPSAHGNNNIQPAEPFSARIGVRFAI
- the lipB gene encoding lipoyl(octanoyl) transferase LipB codes for the protein MSSDPTQSVEWRAEAGQIGYRDALEVMTERNRAIAEGEAREQVWLLEHPPVYTAGTSADGAELLDPRFEVVEAGRGGRYTYHGPGQRIGYVMLDLKERGRDVRCFVHSLEGWVIATLADIGVESWRSEGRIGIWTRDIDGREAKIGAIGVRVRRWVTMHGFSVNLAPDLSHFTGIVPCGIDEFGVTSLQRLGIDLAPAAFDEALRGRFGDFLEALQGKACALP
- a CDS encoding MFS transporter; translated protein: MVDAEPAETIAAPRSGGTGGISRARMGLLFAVMLTTAAGNTAMQSVMPSIGTSLGVNDVWISLAYSWSALLWVVCAPIWAERSDRRGRKAMMALGMLGFIASFLLCGLILWIGLVGLLPAFWALLLFAAARSLYGGFGSAAPPAVQAYVASRTPRSERTQALSLIASSFGLGTVIGPALAPLMVLPFVGLAGPFLVFALIGIVTLIALRLRLPNDEPQFPARGSTYESPYSGSPSADVAKDDEDEEEESVEPHKLRWFEPRLRPWVISGLIGGHAQAMILGIAGFLVLDRLGLREDPTAGAGPVGLVLMSGAIATLLAQWGLIPRLDLGPRAASLWGIAIAALGTLVLGLGQNLHTIALGYSIASLGFGLFRPGNTSGTSLAVTRAEQGQAGGVTASVAGASFIYAPALGVWLYNTSDWLGFSLIIALCLIVFVYGWRALQADALLTQDRR
- the arsC gene encoding arsenate reductase (glutaredoxin) (This arsenate reductase requires both glutathione and glutaredoxin to convert arsenate to arsenite, after which the efflux transporter formed by ArsA and ArsB can extrude the arsenite from the cell, providing resistance.); its protein translation is MKATIWHNPKCGTSRKTLAILENLSKVDVEVVEYLKTPPTAEKLAQLYKDAGITPQQGLRRRGTDAEERGLPDADDVTVLAAMAADPILIERPLVETEKGARLCRPQDTVLEIL